Genomic DNA from Blattabacterium cuenoti:
AAAAAGGCGATCCATATAGATAATGTAGCAGTTAAATTAAAAAAAATATTCCAATCCCATTCACTAGGAAATTCTTTAACTATAGAAAAAAAACTACCTACATGTTTATATGCCTTAGTTTTTATATTAAAAATATTTTTTAATAATAAAATATGATTTTTTAAAACTTTACAAGTTTTTATAATTCCTTGTATAAAACTATCATATATAGAATATTGTTTTTTTTCTATATGAAAAATATCATTCATATTAATAAAATTTTTTAAAAATATTCCTTCAATTTTATTTGAATCAAATAATAACTTTTTTTGAATAAAATTTCCGTTTCTATTAATACCTATTATCACAAAAAACTTTTTTTTATCTATATTTTTGGTAAAAATATTTTTTAATTGATCTTGAAAAATTATTGGTTTATAATTTATAGATATTAATTCATCATTTGATCTTAATCCATATTTATCAAATTCAGATCCTTTAATTATATGATTAATAATAACAGGAATACGTGGATATAACAAAAAATTTATTTTTTTTCTATCAAAAAAAAATTGTTTTTTATTATATAAAAATAATTTTATTATATTTCCTTTTCTATTTATAATAGCTACATTTCCTAACAACAATTCTCTTGTAAGATCATTAAAATTACGTATATATGTTTCATCTACATACAAAATTTTATCTCCATTTTTTAATCCTATTTTTTCTCCTACATAATCTACTTCAATTCCATATGGAACATTCTTATTAGTAAGATTAGTTTCTCCATTATTAAATAATAACAAAGAAAAAATTAAAATTGATAAAATAATATTTGCAATTATTCCTCCTGAAATGATTAATAATCTTTTTATTGATGATTTAGAATAAAACTTATAATTTTTATTATCTTTATTATTTTTATCATTAGGATTAATTATTCCAGATATTTTAATATACCCTCCTAATGGAATCCATCCTATTCCATAAATAGTTTTACCTATTTTTTTTTTAAAAATAGAAAACCATGGATCAAAAAATAAAAAAAATTTTTCTACTCTAACTTTAAATAAAATAGCTAAAATATAATGACCTAATTCATGAACTAAAATAAGTATTGAA
This window encodes:
- the rseP gene encoding RIP metalloprotease RseP — protein: MLIRSIQLITSVSILILVHELGHYILAILFKVRVEKFFLFFDPWFSIFKKKIGKTIYGIGWIPLGGYIKISGIINPNDKNNKDNKNYKFYSKSSIKRLLIISGGIIANIILSILIFSLLLFNNGETNLTNKNVPYGIEVDYVGEKIGLKNGDKILYVDETYIRNFNDLTRELLLGNVAIINRKGNIIKLFLYNKKQFFFDRKKINFLLYPRIPVIINHIIKGSEFDKYGLRSNDELISINYKPIIFQDQLKNIFTKNIDKKKFFVIIGINRNGNFIQKKLLFDSNKIEGIFLKNFINMNDIFHIEKKQYSIYDSFIQGIIKTCKVLKNHILLLKNIFNIKTKAYKHVGSFFSIVKEFPSEWDWNIFFNLTATLSIWIAFLNLIPIPSLDGGYILFIMLEMLIGKKINNNIMDFFNIVGFLFMILMMITVIIWDIFKFFFY